Within the Mesotoga sp. UBA6090 genome, the region ACCCTCTTGACGCCTTCGAAAGAGTGCTTGCCCTAATTGTCGAGAGGTACGGGAAAGGTCTCCTCGAGGATTACCTCGGTGAGGAATTTGCCGATGGAGAAGAGTTTGTCGAGGAATTCTGCAGAAGAAGAAACTATCTTGCCAAACAGGGAGCGCTCGACATAACCAGAGGAGCCCACACTTTTCTCAGAGAGGTAGCGGCCGGGAAGGTGGGAAGATTTTCTTTCGAAGATCCGGAAAGCTTTTACAGGGTTGATTCTAACGAAGCAAAATGATCTCTTGCTTCTCTTCTCAAATCGGTCCATATTCGATCGATAAAATTGTAGGTCAGCCATTCTTCGATGATGTGGAGTTTCCTTGTACCCTTTCTGGTTGGTTTGACGATGTCCTTCTTTCTTTGGAGATATCCTCTTGCTATTGCCGAGTGAAGGAGACATCTCATCCTCACCGGAAGCTTTCCGAAGTGTTCCTCAACACGGCGGAGATCTAGTTGACCACCGTAAAGTGCCCAGAAAGAGTAATAGAGAATCGCTGAAAACTTCCCCATTTTGATTTTCTTACTGACGGGAAGCTTTCCGGAATCGATAAAGGAGAAGTATTTATCGAGCGAAAAGGTGTTTGTTCGAAACTCCTTTCCGTTGAAAGAAGAGGCGCTCGTGCCAATCCCCATAAAGAATTCTCGTGAGACAGAGCTGTACTTTCTCCTTTCGCCCCTCTTCCTGAAGGTCCAGAGAGAATCTCTAACATAACCATGTGCGGGAGCGACGTTTTCCAGCTCTTCCAGTATCTCGAGTTCCTTTTCGGGATCGTTCTTAGTGTTTTTAAATGCCGTGTCTGCGAAACGCATCATAGGATAGACGGATACCTGTTCCGGACCGTAAGAAATCGCCGTCTTGAGATCCTCGACAATTCTCCTCCGGTCAAGCTGATAATCAAAGATCAAGTCCACGTCAACAAAGTCAAAGCCCGCGGAAGTAGTCTCGGCAATCGAATTCAGTGAAACACCGGAATCCTGTCTCCTTCGCCCCATCGAGTTCAAAGTGTGATCGTCGAAGGATTGGATCCCCAGACTGACGAAGTTAACGCCAGTTTCTCTTATCTCATAAAGTCTCTTGCTGGAAACATCCGCCGGGTGGATTTCAAGAGCGATTTCTCCATTCGTCGTTTCCTTGAAATGGGAGACGACTCCTCTCAGAAGGTCCAGGTCATAAGAAGGTGTCCCGCCTCCGATGT harbors:
- a CDS encoding radical SAM protein, translated to MSLAERVMELSKRLFRIEDADGAGPLNFDSSPGLYIHIPFCPDFCSFCPYNKTKYDAELTVRYLNALKRESELEKIEHFSSIYIGGGTPSYDLDLLRGVVSHFKETTNGEIALEIHPADVSSKRLYEIRETGVNFVSLGIQSFDDHTLNSMGRRRQDSGVSLNSIAETTSAGFDFVDVDLIFDYQLDRRRIVEDLKTAISYGPEQVSVYPMMRFADTAFKNTKNDPEKELEILEELENVAPAHGYVRDSLWTFRKRGERRKYSSVSREFFMGIGTSASSFNGKEFRTNTFSLDKYFSFIDSGKLPVSKKIKMGKFSAILYYSFWALYGGQLDLRRVEEHFGKLPVRMRCLLHSAIARGYLQRKKDIVKPTRKGTRKLHIIEEWLTYNFIDRIWTDLRREARDHFASLESTL